A single Suricata suricatta isolate VVHF042 chromosome 2, meerkat_22Aug2017_6uvM2_HiC, whole genome shotgun sequence DNA region contains:
- the NOD1 gene encoding nucleotide-binding oligomerization domain-containing protein 1 → MDTHGHGEMGIIPSDSHSHVKLLKINRELLVTHIRNTQCLVDNLLKNDYFSSEDAEIVCACPTQPDKVRKILDLVQSKGEEVSEFFLYVLQQLADAYVDLRPWLSDTGFSPSELIQSKVVINTDPVSRYTQKLRQQLGLDAKFILCYAQKEEQLLEEMYTDTIVELVGFRNESLGRLGSLACLLDHSTGVLSEQGETIFIFGDAGVGKSMLLQRLQGLWAAGLLDAEFKFFFHFRCRVFSCFKEDDTLCLQDLLFKHYCYPEQDPDEVFAFLLRFPHTALFTFDGLDEVHSDFDLSAVPDTSSPWEPAHPLALLANLLSGKLLKGAAKLLTARTGIEIPRQLLRKKVFLRGFSPSQLRAYTQRVFRDPAVRDRLLAQLEANPNLYSLCAVPLFCWIIFRCFQHFHSVWDGSTQLPDCTVTLTDVFLLVTEVHLNRTQPTSLVQRNTRSQTETFRAGRGTLRSLGRVAHQGMERSLFVFSQEDVQAAEVQDGELQLGFLRAVPEQGLGGDQQAYEFFHVTLQAFFAAFFLVVDNKVSTRQLLRFFQECMAPGEAATEPCHPSFLPVRCLRGSGLVGEDLFKNKDHFQFTNLFLCGLLSKAKQKLLRHLVPDAVLRRKRRALWAHLFASTRAYLKSLPRLQSEGYNQVQAMPTFIWMLRCIYETQSEKVGRLVAKGICANYLKLTFCNACSADCSALSFVLHHFRKQLALDLDNNNLNDYGVRELQPCFSRLIVLRLSVNQITDSGVKVLYEELTKYKILTFLGLYNNQITDVGARYIARILDECKGLTHLKLGENKITSEGGKCLALAVKNSKSIFEVGMWGNRIGDEGAKAFAEALRNHPSLTNLSLAFNGISTEGGKSLAQALQRNTSLRIFWLTKNELDDEVAESMAEMLKVNQTLKHLWLIQNQITAKGIAQLAGALQNNTGIMEICLNGNLIKPEEAKVFEDEKRIICS, encoded by the exons ATGGACACGCACGGCCACGGTGAGATGGGAATCATTCCATCGGACTCTCACTCCCACGTTAAACTGTTGAAAATCAACCGGGAGCTTCTGGTCACTCACATCCGCAACACCCAGTGTCTGGTGGACAACTTGCTGAAGAATGACTACTTCTCCTCCGAAGATGCGGAGATCGTGTGTGCCTGCCCCACGCAGCCCGACAAG GTCCGCAAAATTCTGGACCTGGTGCAGAGCAAGGGCGAGGAAGTGTCCGAGTTCTTCCTCTACGTGCTCCAGCAACTCGCAGATGCTTACGTGGATCTCAGGCCTTGGCTGTCGGACACTGGCTTCTCCCCCTCCGAGCTCATTCAGAGCAAAGTTGTCATCAACACCGACCCAG TGAGCAGGTACACCCAGAAACTACGACAGCAACTGGGCCTCGATGCCAAGTTCATCCTGTGCTATGCCCAGAAGGAGGAGCAGCTGCTGGAGGAGATGTACACGGACACCATCGTGGAGCTGGTGGGCTTCCGGAACGAGAGCCTGGGCCGGCTGGGCAGCCTGGCCTGCCTCCTGGACCACTCCACCGGCGTCCTCAGCGAGCAGGGCGAGACCATCTTCATCTTTGGGGACGCCGGCGTGGGCAAGTCCATGCTGCTGCAGCGGCTGCAGGGCCTGTGGGCCGCAGGGCTGCTGGACGCCGAGTTCAAGTTCTTCTTCCACTTCCGCTGCCGCGTGTTCAGCTGCTTCAAGGAGGACGACACGCTGTGCCTGCAGGACCTGCTCTTCAAGCATTACTGCTACCCGGAGCAGGACCCGGATGAGGTGTTCGCCTTCCTGCTGCGTTTCCCCCACACGGCCCTCTTCACCTTCGACGGCCTGGACGAGGTGCACTCGGACTTCGACCTGAGCGCCGTGCCCGACACCTCCTCCCCTTGGGAGCCCGCCCATCCCCTGGCCCTGCTGGCCAACCTGCTCAGCGGGAAGCTGCTCAAGGGCGCCGCCAAGCTGCTCACGGCGCGCACTGGCATCGAGATCCCGCGCCAGCTCCTGCGCAAGAAGGTGTTTCTGCGGGGCTTCTCGCCCAGCCAACTGCGGGCCTACACCCAGAGGGTGTTCCGGGACCCGGCCGTGCGGGACCGCCTGCTGGCCCAGCTGGAGGCCAACCCGAACCTCTACAGCCTGTGCGCCGTGCCGCTTTTCTGCTGGATCATCTTCCGCTGTTTCCAGCACTTCCACAGTGTTTGGGACGGCTCCACGCAGCTGCCCGACTGCACGGTGACCCTAACCGACGTCTTCCTGCTGGTCACCGAGGTCCACCTGAACAGGACGCAGCCCACAAGCCTGGTTCAGCGGAACACGCGGAGCCAGACGGAGACGTTCCGCGCCGGCCGGGGCACCTTGCGCTCGCTGGGGCGCGTGGCCCACCAGGGCATGGAGAGGAGCCTCTTTGTCTTCAGCCAGGAGGACGTGCAGGCCGCCGAGGTGCAGGACGGAGAGCTGCAGCTGGGCTTCCTGCGGGCCGTGCCAGAGCAGGGCCTCGGGGGCGACCAGCAGGCCTATGAGTTTTTCCACGTCACCCTCCAGGCTTTCTTTGCGGCCTTCTTTCTCGTGGTGGACAACAAAGTAAGCACGCGGCAGCTGCTGCGGTTCTTCCAGGAGTGCATGGCGCCTGGCGAGGCGGCCACCGAGCCCTgccacccctccttcctcccgGTGCGGTGCCTGAGGGGCAGCGGCCTGGTGGGGGAAGACCTCTTCAAGAACAAGGATCACTTTCAGTTCACCAACCTCTTCCTGTGTGGGCTGTTGTCCAAGGCCAAGCAGAAACTCCTGCGGCACCTGGTGCCCGATGCGGTCCTGCGGAGAAAGCGCAGGGCCCTGTGGGCGCACCTGTTTGCCAGCACGCGGGCCTACCTGAAGAGCCTGCCCCGCCTGCAGTCTGAGGGCTATAACCAGGTGCAGGCCATGCCCACCTTCATCTGGATGCTGCGCTGCATCTACGAGACGCAGAGCGAGAAGGTGGGGCGGCTGGTGGCTAAGGGCATCTGCGCCAACTACCTCAAGCTGACCTTCTGTAATGCCTGCTCTGCCGACTGCAGTGCCCTCTCCTTTGTCCTGCACCACTTCCGCAAGCAACTGGCTCTGGACCTGGACAACAACAACCTCAACGACTACGGCGTGAGGGAGCTGCAGCCCTGCTTCAGCCGCCTCATTGTCCTCAG acTCAGCGTAAACCAGATCACTGACAGCGGGGTTAAGGTGTTATATGAAGAGCTGACCAAATACAAAATTCTGACTTTTTTAGG TCTGTATAACAACCAGATCACTGATGTCGGAGCCAGATACATCGCCAGAATCCTGGACGAGTGCAAAGGCCTCACGCACCTGAA ACTGGGAGAGAACAAGATAACGAGTGAAGGAGGAAAGTGTCTCGCCCTGGCTGTGAAGAACAGCAAATCCATCTTTGAAGTTGG GATGTGGGGCAACAGAATCGGTGATGAAGGAGCAAAGGCCTTCGCAGAGGCTCTGAGGAACCACCCCAGCCTGACCAACCTGAG TCTTGCATTCAACGGCATCTCTACAGAAGGAGGGAAGAGCCTCGCCCAGGCCCTGCAGCGGAACACCTCTCTGAGAATATTCTG GCTCACCAAAAACGAACTCGATGATGAAGTGGCAGAGAGCATGGCAGAGATGTTGAAAGTCAACCAGACGTTGAAGCATTTATG